CGCGCCAGCGACGCTCATACCCCCACCGGAAGCCGTCGACACGGTCGCACAACTCCGCGAGTCGATTCGCGCTGCTTCGGTTGAGGTCTCCGAAGGTCTTATGGACCAGATCGAAAGGCACCTAAAGCCACGGGGAGAGTCGAGTGCTAAGAAGACCAGAACGAGAAGCAGCAGCGCTCCTAGTTCAGTTGGGGATTGAGGGTCCGGCCGTTGACGTTGAGGGTGTCGCGAAGTCGTTGCGAATCAAGGTCGTTCGTGACGTGCTCGAAGATGGCACCTCGGCAATGCTCATTCGACAAGGCGCCGATGCGCTAATCATGGTCGATTCCGCCCAGACGAAGGCGCGGCAGCGCTTTAGCATCGCTCACGAGATCGGGCATTTTCAGCTGCATCGAGAGCTCGTTTTCGTCGACAAGCAGCCGGCGCGAGTCAACTTCCGCAATGCTGATTCCTCACTTGCTCAGGATCCCCGAGAGATCGAGGCGAATGGCTTCGCTGCAGCACTTCTAATGCCGGCCGCCTGGGTCTACGCCGCAGTTGAGAAGCTACGCACTTCCAAGCGCCGACCAAGTGAAGAGCAGCTCGTAATTTCTCTCGCCACTACCTTCGCTGTCAGCGAACCTGCGATCCGATACCGCCTCCTTAACCTCGGCCTGATCTCCTCTTTTTGAGTTCTTCTCGAAAGGGGTCGCTCGACCCGACCTGGCCTAGGAACGCTTGCATTCCCTGAAGGCGCTACTTCGAGAGGCTTCCAGGGGTCGGAGGGTTGCCAACGAGTAAGGCGAGCTCCGCTAGAAAAGCGCCGCGATCGCGGTATCGAAGGGGCGGTGCAGCACGCCCTCCTCGGTCACGATCGCCGTGATGAGGTCCGCCGGGGTGACGTCGAAGGCGAGATTGAAACCCGACGTTCCGACGGGCGCAATACGCCGACCGGCGAGATCGGTGACCTCGAGGCCGGCGCGTTCCTCGATCGGGATCTCGGCACCGGAGGGGATCCGGGGATCGAAGGTCGAGAGCGGCGCCGCGACATAGAACGGCACCTTGTGGCGGTGCGCGAGGACGGCGACGGTGTAGGTGCCGATCTTGTTCGCCGCATCGCCGTTGGCGGCGATCCGGTCGGCGCCGACGATGACCCGCTCGACGAGGCCGCGGCTCATCAGCGCCCCGACCATCGAGTCGGTGACCAGGCGATGCGGAATCCCCAGCCGCAGCAGCTCCCATGCGGTGAGGCGAGCCCCCTGGAGCAGCGGCCGCGTCTCGTCCACCCAGACCGCGGCGAGACGTCCGGCGCGGTGCGCCGCGGCGATGACGCCGACCGCGGTGCCGATGCCGCCGGTCGCCAGAGCTCCGGCGTTGCAGTGCGTCAGCACCCGGTCGCCGGGGGCGAAGAGCGCGGCGCCGTGCTCCGCCATGCGCCGGTTGCGGTCGATGTCGTCGTCGTGCAGGGCCCGCGCCCAGTCGAGGAGCCGCGCCGCCAGCTCGACCGGCGGGCGCTCCCCTCCGGCTCGCAGGAGCTCGAAAGTCTCTTCGCCCTGCTCCAGCGCCCAGCGCAGGTTGACGGCCGTCGGTCGCGTCTCGCCCAGGATACGGACGGCATTCGCGACCCGGCGACTCGGCTCGGGCTCGGGATCGTCGGGGTCGAGGAGGGCCACCACGAGACCGTAGGCCGCCGCGATGCCGATCGCCGGTGCGCCGCGGACCACGAGCCGCCGGATGGCGTCGGCGACGCTAAAGACGCTGGAGCAACGGATCCACTCCTCGTCGTGCGGCAGGCGCGTCTGATCGAGCAGTTCGAGGGCGCCTCCGGAAAAGCGCACCGGTCGAAATTCGGCGGCTGGTTGCAGGTCATCCGTCATACGTCGATCTTAGCCCGGACAGTTCCCTCTCCCCGCCTGGCGCGGCGGTCGGCGGCTCTCTCCGTCCGTCGCAAGATGACCGCTCGCCGGCGGGGTGGCCAGGTCGGCTTGATAGGATTGTCGCCGCAGAGCTCACCTCGAGCCTTCGCAGGACCGTTCGTACCGGCCCCGGGCCGGGCGCGGCGCAAGAAAGGGGCCTCACCCGTGAAAGGCGATCCCAAGAAGCTCGGTTTTTCGACCCGAGCCATCCACGCCGGGCAGCATCCGGATCCGGCGACCGGCGCGGTCACCGTGCCGATCTACGCCACCTCGACGTACCTTCACGACGAGCTCGGCAAGCACAAGGGCTTCGAGTACGCCCGGGTCCAGAACCCCACCCGCTTCGCCCTCGAGGAGAACGTTGCGGCGCTCGAGGGCGGCCTCTCGGGCCACGCCTTCGCCTCGGGAATGTCGGCGATCGCCACCCTGATGACCCTGGTGAAGAGCGGCGAGCACGTCGTCTTCTCGCGCAACGTCTATGGCGGCACCTACCGCTTCATGACCCAGGTGCTGTCGCGCTACGGGGTGGAGTCGAGCTGGGTCGATTCGACCGACCTCACCGAGATCCGCCAGGCGATCCGCCCGACTACCCGGATGATCTACGTCGAGACCCCGACCAACCCGATGATGGAGGTGACCGACATCGCCGGCGCGGCGGCGATCGCCCGCGAGCACGGCCTCGTCTTCGCGGTCGACAACACCTTCATGTCGCCCTATTTCCAGCGTCCGCTCGAGTTGGGCGCCGACGTCGTCGTCCACTCGACGACCAAGTTCCTGAACGGCCACAGCGACTCGATCGGCGGCACCCTGGTCGCGAAGAGCCCCGAGCACGGCGAGTGGTTCAACTTCGTGATCAAGTCGGAGGGGGCGATCCTGTCGCCGTTCGATTCGTTCCTCGTCCTGCGCGGCATCAAGACGCTCGCGGTGCGCATGGAGCGCCACGAGCAGAACGGAAGAGCCCTCGCGGCTTACCTCGACAGCCATCCCAAGGTGCAGCACGTCTTCTATCCCGGTCTCGCGAGCCACCCCGGCCACGCCCTGCAGCAGCGCCAGGCGACCGGCTTCGGCGCGCTCATCACCTTCGAGCTCGGGAGCTACGCCGCGGCGAAGAAGTTCCTGGATGCGGTCGAAGTCATGTCGCTCGCCGAGAGCCTGGGAGGCGTCGAGACCCTGACTTCGCACCCGGCCTCCATGACCCACGCCTCGGTTCCGGAAGACAAACGCGCCGAGCTCGGCATCACCGACGGCCTGGTGCGCATCTCCGCCGGCATCGAAGACCTGGCCGACCTCCTGGCCGACACGGAACAGGCGCTGGCTGCGGTCTGAGGCCCTCGCTGCTGCCTAAATTACGCTCTGGAGCTGCGCTGCGGCCCGAGGCGCTTCCCTGGACTTGCGGTGCCTCGGCGTCTCGGCAAGTTCCTTGACGAAGTTGACGAAGTGCCTGTGCTTGAGTCTCCTTAGCTCGCCAAGAAAGACGAGCTGTGGCTTTCCGAGGTACTTCGGCTGATTAGCCGTCCACCTTAGGCTGCAATAGCCCGCTCTTAGTCGATGGCCAATCCAGCGGCAGTCGACAATTTGACGACCACCATCCTTATTAGCGAGCAGCAGAGAGCCAATGAGACTGGACCACCTGGCCTGAGGCACAAGTGCCGCACCATACAGGTGCCAAGACTGGCCGGAAAAAAAGAGCGCTCCGCTAGAACATTGGAAATCAGCGAGTATCTCGACAATAGTGGACCAGCCATCCTCAATTGTCGGAGTCTTGAAATCGACCATGGGAATGTGAAAGATCTCGACCCTCTCCCCGTGACGAATCAGGACCTGGGAGTGCATTGCGAGGTCGCGCCCCCTCGAAAGACTCGCTCGTAGCTTGCAGTACTCGTCAGCAAGGTGTTCTCGCCTTAGCACGAAGATCTCCCTCGAGTCCGCCAGAACTCCTGGCTGGTACTCATAGCTGCTGAAGTTAACTTCAGCGCGCTCAGGTATCAATTCCTCGAGCATCTTCGGGATCACGTCCTCGGGCGTGGCGGCAAGTTTCATGTAGTCACCTTACCGAGGGAAATCCTCGAACGACATGGTAGGTCTTGACCGCGTGGCTGTCAGTCATGCCAGAGACATAGTCCAGAAGCAACTGGAGTCTGAATATCGGCTCGAGGTCCGGTTCAGCATCGACGCAATCGAGAAATGCTAAGGCGTGCTTTCGCGAAAGTAGCTCGACCAATCTCGATTCGAGTGCAAACTCGGAGGGCTTCTTTCCGGATCTCTTCCTTTCCAGCAAGGCCCGAAAATCCATTGAGGCCAGGCTCAGCAACGGACTTAGTGCGTCGAGTAGCCCCGTTACAATCTGGAATCCGCTGAGTTCAACTCCTACAGCTTCTGCAGACACAAAGATGTTCTTCCGCGCAAATTGCTTGAGGCCGTCCAGCGCTGCGCTAGATTCCTTGTCCAGATCTAAGAGCGGGTGTTGAAGCTCTCCATCTAGAATGGCGTCGTGCTGTTCACAGAAGATCTCGGCGGCTCGATTGACGAGGTGTCGCGTCAAATTCGTCCGAAAAACTACGAATTCTGCGTACTTGCAATGGCGCTTCTTGCTATCAAGCTTCTTCCAGTGCTTTCGCCTAGTGGTTCGATCCAGCGCCTTCTTGAAGGCTTCTTCGCTGACGATCCTCTTCTCGAGTGCGTCCTCGATGTCCGAGAGGCAGTAGGCGATGTCGTCCGCGGCCTCCATTAGGAAGACGAGTGGATGCCGTTGGCCTGGAAGTCCTGCATTGGCATCCCACTTGAGACCAAGTCTTTTCCAAATCTGCTCTAGAGTCTTCGACTCTGATTCGAAGTACCCGACTTTTCCCCGAAATCCAAGTCTATTCTTCGTTGTCGCTGGCGTTGGCGTTAGGTACTTCACCATGGAAGCCAGAAGCGACGCCGTTAGGTTCAGGCCGGAGGAATCGCTCAGCCACTGGAGGCGGGATACGATTCGAAAGCCCTGGGCATTCCCATCAAAATACTTGAAGCCCGGAAGAAATCGTGCCACATGCTCCTGAGCTACACCTTGTTTCTTCCAAGAGCTACAGAGACTCTGCTCATTGTCGGCAATCCACTTCTGAATCGCATATTCGCCGAGGTGTCCAAATGGTGGGTTCCCGATGTCATGCAGCAAACAGGCGTTCGAGACCGTCTTTGTGAAAGGAAGGCGGAGATTCTCTTCGGCTGTTCCGCTAGAGACCAAGTTGTCAAAGACCTTACCCGCGATCAACTCGCCAAACATCGCGACCTCTAGCGTGTGCGTGAGCCTCGTCCGGACTGCGGCGTTCGTTTCTAGTGAGAAGACCTGCGCTTTGGTTTGAAGGCGGCGAAACGCGGTACATGTGACTACGCGCGCGTGGTCACTTAGTGTTTCTTCGATGAGATTTCTGCCTGCCTGAGTAGACTGACGGATTCGATCGGGCGAGAGAAAGTACCTCGAGCGCTCGCTCTTCTCCGCCATGACCTGACTGCGCTCTGGTCTCTTAGTGGGGCTCTTCCTGGCGCGCCTCGTGGCCACTTGAAGCGCGATTATACGCCTTTGCGGCCTCCGTCTTCGGAGGGATACGTGGCTCTTGGATCTAGTCCACTCCAGCCTCGGCGCCGAAGGGGCCTCTCCTCTTCGGAGGCTGGCTCCCAGCAGGCGTTGATGACGCTGGTGTGAGCGCCCCTGCCCAGGCGACAGTGGCTCTTCATTGTAGGCCGAGGGCGAGGAACTCGCAGGATTGAAGGCGCGAATCGCCCGATGCAGTCAACGATGCTCCGCCACTCCAGTCGAGCCCGCCAAGGACTGATGGCGAGGGTTCCAGCTTCCGCTCGCTTCAGTAGTTCGATTCGTCGAGGAGCTCGCGCTCCTCTTCGTCGGAGAACGGGGCGTTCTTGTCGAGCGAGGCGCCGATCCAGGCGAGGAACTTCTCTTCGCTCTTGCAGACCTTGAAGGCGAGGATCTCGGGGAGCTCGTAGCTGTGGAGCTCCTGGATCGCAGCCTGGACGGCGGCGTACTCGCTCTCCAGGGTCTTCACGATGAGCAGGAACTCGGCGTCGCGGCAGATCTTGCCCTGCCAGCGGTAGACCGAGCGCACCCCGGTGACGATATTGACGCACGACGCATGGCGGCGCGCCACCAGCTCGGAAGCGATCAGGTTGGCCTGTTCTTCGGTGCCTACGGTTGTGACGACGACGAAAGCTCCCACGGCCGCGAAAGCTACGCCCCTTCCTCCGGCAAGTCATGCCGCGATGCGGCAAGGCGGTGTCCGCGAGGCGTCGCCTCAGCGCCAGCGTTCGCTTTCGAGGTCGTAGGCGAGGCAGCCGATCTTGCCGGTCCGGCCGAAGACGCGCGCCGCCGAGAGGTGGCGCCGTCCGTCGGTGACGTAGACCGTGCCCGGCGTCGCCGTTCCGATCGGGCTGAACGAGGCGATGTCGGAGCGATTGAAGCGCACCGGGTCGTCGAGCCGATCGAGCCGGCGGCGAGGATCGCCGGGGTCGCGCGGCGCTCGGCCCGGCGGAAAACCGAAGTGGATCTGGCGGCCGAGATGGGCGAGCCGGACGCGCGGCATCACCGGCGGGTCGTCGCCCGAGAGAATGTCGGCGGAGAGCACTCCGTCGCCATCGCCGTCGCGGTAGAGCCCCCAGGTCACCGTGCCGTCGGCGTCGACCCGGAACTTCAATCCGACGTTGGCGTCGTGGCGGATCGCATAGGCGCGCGCAACGTGAAACGCGGAGGCGACTTCGGCTGCGGCGAGCTCCACCCGGAGCCCGGCGGCCAGCTGGAGAAGTGGGGGAATGCCCAGGGTGAGCACCAGGGAAGAGATCGCCATGGCAATCAGGAGCTCGATCAACTGATAACCCCTCTCGGCTGTCCGCATCAAAGTCGCCTCCGCCCGGGCTCGAAATCAGCCGTTGGCCGCGGGCTTCCCGGCCGGCGCGTCGGACTTTTCGGACTTGGCGGCGGCCTTCGGCGCGCGCGGCAGCTTCACCTTCTCGACGAGCGTGGTCGGCCCGCTGAGCGCCACGTACGGCTTCAGCTGCTCGTAGGTCGATTCACCGATGCCGCGCACCAGCATCAGGTCGTCGAGCGACTTCCAGGGGCCGTTCTTCTCGCGCTGCT
The window above is part of the Thermoanaerobaculia bacterium genome. Proteins encoded here:
- a CDS encoding helix-turn-helix transcriptional regulator encodes the protein MDFYERLGALLSASRDERGITQAKLSSEIGLSRSSIANIEAGAQGVSVELLVRIAKALNVAPATLIPPPEAVDTVAQLRESIRAASVEVSEGLMDQIERHLKPRGESSAKKTRTRSSSAPSSVGD
- a CDS encoding ImmA/IrrE family metallo-endopeptidase, producing MRIKVVRDVLEDGTSAMLIRQGADALIMVDSAQTKARQRFSIAHEIGHFQLHRELVFVDKQPARVNFRNADSSLAQDPREIEANGFAAALLMPAAWVYAAVEKLRTSKRRPSEEQLVISLATTFAVSEPAIRYRLLNLGLISSF
- the mtnA gene encoding S-methyl-5-thioribose-1-phosphate isomerase encodes the protein MTDDLQPAAEFRPVRFSGGALELLDQTRLPHDEEWIRCSSVFSVADAIRRLVVRGAPAIGIAAAYGLVVALLDPDDPEPEPSRRVANAVRILGETRPTAVNLRWALEQGEETFELLRAGGERPPVELAARLLDWARALHDDDIDRNRRMAEHGAALFAPGDRVLTHCNAGALATGGIGTAVGVIAAAHRAGRLAAVWVDETRPLLQGARLTAWELLRLGIPHRLVTDSMVGALMSRGLVERVIVGADRIAANGDAANKIGTYTVAVLAHRHKVPFYVAAPLSTFDPRIPSGAEIPIEERAGLEVTDLAGRRIAPVGTSGFNLAFDVTPADLITAIVTEEGVLHRPFDTAIAALF
- a CDS encoding PLP-dependent transferase — translated: MTARRRGGQVGLIGLSPQSSPRAFAGPFVPAPGRARRKKGASPVKGDPKKLGFSTRAIHAGQHPDPATGAVTVPIYATSTYLHDELGKHKGFEYARVQNPTRFALEENVAALEGGLSGHAFASGMSAIATLMTLVKSGEHVVFSRNVYGGTYRFMTQVLSRYGVESSWVDSTDLTEIRQAIRPTTRMIYVETPTNPMMEVTDIAGAAAIAREHGLVFAVDNTFMSPYFQRPLELGADVVVHSTTKFLNGHSDSIGGTLVAKSPEHGEWFNFVIKSEGAILSPFDSFLVLRGIKTLAVRMERHEQNGRALAAYLDSHPKVQHVFYPGLASHPGHALQQRQATGFGALITFELGSYAAAKKFLDAVEVMSLAESLGGVETLTSHPASMTHASVPEDKRAELGITDGLVRISAGIEDLADLLADTEQALAAV
- the dgt gene encoding dNTP triphosphohydrolase; protein product: MAEKSERSRYFLSPDRIRQSTQAGRNLIEETLSDHARVVTCTAFRRLQTKAQVFSLETNAAVRTRLTHTLEVAMFGELIAGKVFDNLVSSGTAEENLRLPFTKTVSNACLLHDIGNPPFGHLGEYAIQKWIADNEQSLCSSWKKQGVAQEHVARFLPGFKYFDGNAQGFRIVSRLQWLSDSSGLNLTASLLASMVKYLTPTPATTKNRLGFRGKVGYFESESKTLEQIWKRLGLKWDANAGLPGQRHPLVFLMEAADDIAYCLSDIEDALEKRIVSEEAFKKALDRTTRRKHWKKLDSKKRHCKYAEFVVFRTNLTRHLVNRAAEIFCEQHDAILDGELQHPLLDLDKESSAALDGLKQFARKNIFVSAEAVGVELSGFQIVTGLLDALSPLLSLASMDFRALLERKRSGKKPSEFALESRLVELLSRKHALAFLDCVDAEPDLEPIFRLQLLLDYVSGMTDSHAVKTYHVVRGFPSVR
- a CDS encoding divalent-cation tolerance protein CutA, translated to MGAFVVVTTVGTEEQANLIASELVARRHASCVNIVTGVRSVYRWQGKICRDAEFLLIVKTLESEYAAVQAAIQELHSYELPEILAFKVCKSEEKFLAWIGASLDKNAPFSDEEERELLDESNY
- a CDS encoding prepilin-type N-terminal cleavage/methylation domain-containing protein, whose protein sequence is MRTAERGYQLIELLIAMAISSLVLTLGIPPLLQLAAGLRVELAAAEVASAFHVARAYAIRHDANVGLKFRVDADGTVTWGLYRDGDGDGVLSADILSGDDPPVMPRVRLAHLGRQIHFGFPPGRAPRDPGDPRRRLDRLDDPVRFNRSDIASFSPIGTATPGTVYVTDGRRHLSAARVFGRTGKIGCLAYDLESERWR
- a CDS encoding helix-hairpin-helix domain-containing protein, which translates into the protein MRIHQRTLAAAALVLCLLAAAPALAGEAKTVNVNTATAAEFQLLPRIGPAVAARLVEQREKNGPWKSLDDLMLVRGIGESTYEQLKPYVALSGPTTLVEKVKLPRAPKAAAKSEKSDAPAGKPAANG